A window of Falco cherrug isolate bFalChe1 chromosome 11, bFalChe1.pri, whole genome shotgun sequence genomic DNA:
CATGCCCCAGTAAATGAACAAGTGATGATTGtcagctggcaggagggaatATGATCTTAGCAACACATAAAAGAAGTCTGCatatcaaagcaaaaataaactcCAGTCTTAAGGTAACAGTGTAAGGGATCAGCTTTAATGTGTGTGCTGCATTGCCGTTTCAACATCTACTGATTCTTAGTTTTCTTTAGTGATTGCTGATGTGGGGGTGGTGTCTAGCTTCTTGAAAAAGCATTTGACCAATGTAATATCTGCCCCACTGCTTAGGTGATTGCTCATGGACTTCTCAAATTCAGACAAAGAAGCACCAGAAGCAATGGTGGATGTCAGAGTTTTTCAGTCTGTGCTtgtcagaagaaagcagaaacttACTGTTCTGCCTGAATTTACAGAAAAGTATTGCACATTCTTATTCCAGTTGCAGATTGCTTTTGTCGCAGAAACCAAACTTACATAATGGCTTTATAGTCGTTTGAAAGTTTGCAGGCAGCTTTTTAGTTaccaggggagaggggaggaagtactttaagaaaaaattatatgaCAATAAAGTTAATTTGCTGAAACAACAATTTTTATCTAGGTTAAATTCACCTTTTCAAGGTGATCAAATAAATAGCAAGCAACAGTGTGGTCTTAATGCTAACAGTCTTAATCAGTGCACAATACTGATGTAGTTCTGAATGCCAAAACATACGCAACTATGACAGCACTGTACCATGAAGTGAATTCTGTTCTACATATAGATCCATTTCACTTTCATGGGTAGCAAATAGGTGAGTAAAAATAACAAGTGAGTCTTGGTGTTTTGGAgatacatattttattaaatactaTATATGATACAATGCATGTATCATTTgagaatatataaatatatgtaaatgcTATTGCAAATTGTAtggtttatgtttttatatttactCATGCACAAATGTCTTGCCAGTGATACTGTAATTAATATTTggtgtgtttatatataaactttgtttttctcttcttttataCATTTAAACGAGAAACATGAGGGAAACAACAGAGGTGTGTTGACgaggttttttttgtagttcaTGAGCATGCTGTAAGTTTGCATAATTTGCTTAGGTTTGTAAACAGAAGATCCTACAGTGGTATGGCAAGTAGCGTTGTCTATCTATAAATCAATTCTGATGTCTTTGCCTTGTCTTTAGGGTTTTCCCATTCAGCATTTACCTTTGGTATAGAGAGCCATATCAGCCAGTCTAATATAAATGGTGCTCTGGTGCCACCAGCTGCTTTGATTTCCATCATCCAGAAAGGTCTGCAGTATGTAGAGGCAGAAGTCAGTATTAATGAGGTAAGGAGGCTTTGCCTGCAGGAGCATTATGTCCTTGCTTGCAGTAAGTTTGAatgttagtattttttcttaactttcttGTATcctatttatttacttttacttCAGATTCCTTACTGCTGGTGTTCACCATGACTCCAGTGGTGGAACCAGAATGGAGTGACATAACTGGGTAGGGGTTCTGCCCAGTGCAGCCACACAACACCAGGCATGGTGTTCTGGCTCATTGCTTAAAGGTCCGTTGTCTGTAGAGTTTTTACCCTAATATAATGTTGTAGTAAATCCAGACAAGTGCAATAAGATAATCATTGAGACAAGTAacctcttaatttttattttcgTAGACTAGGGAGGTGGGAGAGCACTATCTATGCAGCTCTCATTTTGGTGATTTGTTGTCATAATGAAGTAATGAGAGCCCAAAGGCAAGGTTTCCAAATAGAGCAAGGGTTTCAGTTTCTGGCAGGAAGGATGGAGGTATATGCCAGTTTGCTTTTCACCTCTACTGGCTAATTCATCTTGAGCAGGATCTATTAAATTTGATGTTTAAATGGTTATTCCAGCAGTACAAAAAGCTATGTATCTTCCTGCCTGATGCTGGAGATACTCACCCTCAATTTCCATTCTCATTTATGCCTGGAAGGTTAGCAGCCTTTGTATGTGTCAGTTATATCACAGAAGGAAACTTCTTTTCACTAATTCTGCTCTTTCCATTCTCCCTTATGTCTGCTCTTTATGTGTAGTTTTCATAGTCCAAGTAAAGCAAATCCATTCCCTTAGGAGgcctcagaaaaataaagcaagtgaTTAGAATAGAAGGAGACCCTATATTTATTGCAAGGAATCCTTCTAGCTCCTAAAAATAGATCCTTACAAAGCCGTAGCATATGTACAAGGGTATTTTTAACTATGTCTTGTCCATTTCAGGATAAAATTCTTCCTTGTTGTTTGAAAGCACGCCAGcactgtttaaaaaaggaagaaaactagTCAACTCTCCGGATAATATGTTTATGGAAAGTATTAGTCTAATAAGATAGAATAACTTCACAAGCCAGTGACCTGACTTGCAGTGTTAGCAGCTCTTCAAACAAACCATTAGATTTTGTTGCAGCCACTCATGTTTGAAATCATATTCATAGATAGCTTACAGAATTTTTTACTTTAGCAGACGATTTAGCAAATTCAAAGCATGTAACTTTTGATTCCAGAAGCACTGCCAGAGGTTTGCGGTGgctttttctgcatatttatgGTGGCCACTGAACTTTAGACTAAAATTCCAATCCTAACCACAACAATGATGAGATACCACTTCCAGCACCATTTGTAAActgttttattatattaaacCAAAACTTGTGCTGTAGTTTTTTGTGGAATTTTTGCCCATAATGTTAATTTGTACTTggtgttgtctttttttgttttctccctctgctgTAATTTAGGATGGTACCTTGTTTGATGGTAGGCCGATAGAGTCTCTCTCACTGATAGATGCAGTAATGCCTGATGTGGTACAGACCAGACAACAGGCCTACAGAGATAAACTTGCacaacagcaggcagcagctgctgcagctgcggCCGCGACTAACCAACAGGGATCAGcgaaaaatggagaaaatactgcaaatggAGAAGAGAACGGAGCACATACTATAGCAAGTAAGTTGAGACAGAAATGATCTTAACTTATTTCCTCATCATCTGTCATAGTACGAGCTTGTAGGTAGTGAGGTGGTTGTGTAGAGGTACTGGTAACCCTTCAGCTTGCAGGGAACACGTTTGTCACGGGCGATACTTTTAATAGATTGCGTCTCACCTTTGACTGTTCCAGGTTAGATATCTGGAATtgcaggaagaaatgcaaactTCTGAATTCATTAATTCACAATATTCCATTGACCAGTCTCACCTCCAGTACTGCTCCTTTCTTACCGTCTGAAGGTTTTTCACAGCATCCTCTGAGAACTCTTGCataaagagaaagcaaaaaaatctttaattattGCATCTCCTCTCAGTTTTGGCCCCTGTACGAGCAATAAGAAGAGGAGTCTGCTAATCCACAGGTGGTTAAAACTGAGCATTGCTTGTGAAGCTCTGCAAACTACTTTTGGCAGGTTCTGCTAACCCCATGAACTGGGGAGCTGTAACCAGTGCTCTGTAGGACAGACTTCCTTGTCATGCTGAGACCATCACGGTTGCTGAGACAAATCCTGTATAATTTGTGTCCTCTATCAATATCAGTTTTCGTGATTTGATATCCAGAATGATTCGATGCAACTTTGTGCAGGTTTGGATTATTCAATGGTTCCATTTTAGTTGTGACTGGTGAAACAAGTGAGTTTCATTTGTTATCGCTGGTCAAAGGAACATACCTTACAGTCAGGCTTAGTACAGGAAAGTTCAGATCAGgcattaaaatttcattttgaaaatgctgttctgGAAGTCTGAATTACACAGTTGAGAGGGGGAGTTAcagcttttgctgtaaaaacacctgaataaaagacatttttgagAGAGTATTCATATCAAGCCATGTacaatttttgcattttacagcTGGATTTTACtaggggttttttgtgttaCTATATATGACAAATAAACTGGAGATATAATTATTGGATTAAACAAATAAACTCTCTACTTCAATGCTTTCATgtaaaaatctcaaaatataTCCTTGTTAACTGTGAACTAGATAGAGTAAGTGTAAAATCAGCCACTGTTAAATGTGATCTATCAGCAACCCCTACTGGCTGGAACGCCAAATTATACTAGCGTTGATTCATTAAATGGAAGCAATGTTTTATATGGTgctctttcttaaaaatatgcatgttcTAATagcctcttctgttttctcacacATACAAACAGTGACAGAAACCCTTGCTGTTAAATTAAGCAATAGATGGGAAATGGTTTGTTTAaccacagttaaaaaaaacgAAGCAGGTGAACTTTTCATGTTCTGCATATACACTCagtgtgaatttatttttaataatagaaaATGATTGATGGCAGTTGccaagaaaactgttttgtcaCTTGAATTACCCCCAGTATTTTTTACAGAACAGTACGGATTCAGTATCGCTTCCACACAGAAAGCTATGTATTGCCACAATTCCACGGTAGTTGCCGATGCAGTTTAAAAAGTTCTGTTATCACCAAATGttattatattaattaaaaccattttgtaaataaaatgccTGAGATGTAAGTTTAAAACCTGTTTGACTGCAATTGGTGAAAAGAGAGTCtttttggaaaggaatgtaTCATAGATGTATTTTTAAGGCACAAGATAGACTAGTAACATATTGTCCTGTGCAGTATTGTGCCTGAAAAACTATGAGTACTTTTAAATCAACGTTTATTTTTTGACTTAGCAGGAATTTAACTTTTGGCCCCAATTTTGaagtttcaaaattaaatctatTTGGATGCTGAACTTTAGAAGGGCTAAGAGCTTTCTCACATTTTTGCAACTCCCCATCTGTTTATagtactttatttttccagttccaATTTATGAGGGAACATAACAGCTTTTTGTCAAACTTTGATCCACGTAAACTGTGAATTAGTTGCTATGCTTATCCCAGACGAACGTGAGCCATACAGTAGTTACAATGTATTGtcccaaaatattaaaatccaCCTCTCTCTACTGTTGTTTCCCATAATGCAGATAATCACACAGATATGATGGAAGTAGATGGAGATGTTGAAATCCCTCCCAACAAGGCAGTGGTGCTGCGTGGCCATGAATCCGAAGTATTCATCTGTGCCTGGAATCCCGTTAGTGACCTTTTGGCCTCAGGGTATGTGCATGAACTATGTATGCACGTAATATTGATGCCCACTGGCATACGTCTGTACGCTGATGGTAACAAGTTAAAATAATAGCTGCCCCAGCATCTTCAACATCAGGTGCCGCaatgtttgctgttttgaaaggaatactttttaaaatggaagtaaTTGGGAGAAGGAGTTACATTCTTATCAACTGTTCCATAGATCTGGAGATTCAACAGCACGGATATGGAACCTCAGTGAAAACAGCACGAGCGGCTCTACACAGCTGGTACTTCGACACTGTATACGAGAAGGCGGGCAGGATGTACCCAGCAACAAAGATGTGACGTCACTGGATTGGAATGTAAGTAGAAATGGCGAGGCTTAAACTATCAGAGAAAGCTGTACCTATAATTTTGCATAGTCAAATTTAAGTGACAGCAACCGAGCCTCCTCTGCTGTGGctcctgaaatatttctgggTTTAGCTTGCATTGTGATTTCTTGTGTTGTGCTACAGGGACTTCTTTTTACTGAGTTGTAGTCAATGGAATAAATATCATAATCTTATGCAGATGTATTCTAcctgaaatttgctttttgctCTTTAGCTTTGAGttatacagtaaaaaaaaataaaaataataaccttTTTGCTGGCAGAGCGAAGGTACACTTCTAGCAACTGGGTCTTACGATGGCTTTGCAAGGATATGGACTAAAGATGGTAAGTGAAATACTTCTAATTTCCAGTATATTTTCCTGTATTGTGGCTCACAGcatagttttttattttttttaatgtattttatatcaaTATAAATTTTCAGGTAATCTTGCCAGCACCTTAGGGCAACATAAAGGTCCTATATTTGCGTTAAAATGGAACAAGAAAGGAAACTTCATTTTAAGTGCAGGAGTGGACAAGGTGAGATAATCTTtggtaaaattaaaattctttccttCACCGTTGTAATCTAATTAAAAGCATAATAGCAAAGCTATAGAAAGTAAGTAAATTAAAGTCATGGGATGTAAATATGTACTTACA
This region includes:
- the TBL1XR1 gene encoding F-box-like/WD repeat-containing protein TBL1XR1 isoform X1, with amino-acid sequence MSISSDEVNFLVYRYLQESGFSHSAFTFGIESHISQSNINGALVPPAALISIIQKGLQYVEAEVSINEDGTLFDGRPIESLSLIDAVMPDVVQTRQQAYRDKLAQQQAAAAAAAAATNQQGSAKNGENTANGEENGAHTIANNHTDMMEVDGDVEIPPNKAVVLRGHESEVFICAWNPVSDLLASGSGDSTARIWNLSENSTSGSTQLVLRHCIREGGQDVPSNKDVTSLDWNSEGTLLATGSYDGFARIWTKDGNLASTLGQHKGPIFALKWNKKGNFILSAGVDKTTIIWDAHTGEAKQQFPFHSAPALDVDWQSNNTFASCSTDMCIHVCKLGQDRPIKTFQGHTNEVNAIKWDPTGNLLASCSDDMTLKIWSMKQDSCVHDLQAHNKEIYTIKWSPTGPGTNNPNANLMLASASFDSTVRLWDVDRGICIHTLTKHQEPVYSVAFSPDGRYLASGSFDKCVHIWNTQTGALVHSYRGTGGIFEVCWNAAGDKVGASASDGSVCVLDLRK
- the TBL1XR1 gene encoding F-box-like/WD repeat-containing protein TBL1XR1 isoform X2, with the protein product MSISSDEVNFLVYRYLQESGFSHSAFTFGIESHISQSNINGALVPPAALISIIQKGLQYVEAEVSINEDGTLFDGRPIESLSLIDAVMPDVVQTRQQAYRDKLAQQQAAAAAAAAATNQQGSAKNGENTANGEENGAHTIANNHTDMMEVDGDVEIPPNKAVVLRGHESEVFICAWNPVSDLLASGSGDSTARIWNLSENSTSGSTQLVLRHCIREGGQDVPSNKDVTSLDWNSEGTLLATGSYDGFARIWTKDGNLASTLGQHKGPIFALKWNKKGNFILSAGVDKTTIIWDAHTGEAKQQFPFHSAPALDVDWQSNNTFASCSTDMCIHVCKLGQDRPIKTFQGHTNEVNAIKWDPTGNLLASCSDDMTLKIWSMKQDSCVHDLQAHNKEIYTIKWSPTGPGTNNPNANLMLASASFDSTVRLWDVDRGICIHTLTKHQEPVYSVAFSPDGRYLASGSFDKCVHIWNTQV